The following is a genomic window from Bacteroidales bacterium.
CAGCGGCAGACGGCCTGAAGGAACTTCCCTGTTTATAAGTGCCTTTATAAGTTGTTTTTCAGCTCCCTGCGGATATTTAACCTTAAGGGCATGAACTGTTATTCCTTTGAAAGCTTTTGCCAGACCTGTCAGATGATTAACCGCATCGGGTTTATTGTTTTCTATTCCGATCATTGCTTTATCAACCTTCAGAGCCTTCATCAGAATAGAAATGCCGGTAAGGATCTCTTTACCCTTCTCCATCATAAGCCGGTGATCTGAGGTGAGATATGGTTCGCATTCCACGCCGTTGATTATCAGTACATTGCATTTTTTACCTTCTGGTACAGTAAGCTTCACATGAGAAGGAAAAGTAGCACCTCCAAGACCAACAATGCCGCATTCGAGACATCTCATTGTGATCTCCTCAGAAGAAAGTTTTATTTCAGTTACAATATCCCTGCTTCTGTCGATTGTTTCAACCCATTCATCGCCTTCGACATCAATAATTATTGCTGTCTGCTTATAACCGGTACTGTCGGTCACCTGGTCGATCCTGTTGATTTTACCTGAGACTGATGAATGTATATTAGTCGAAACAAAACCTTTGCATGTTGCAATTACCTGGCCTGTTTTTACACTATCTCCCTTATTTACAGCAGGGATTGATGGTGCTCCGATATGTTGTGAGATCGGAATTGTAACGCTTTCAGGTATGGCAAGATACCCGATTGCTTTTTCAGCTGTGATTTTGTTTTCAGGCGGATGAATACCTCCGATGGGAAATGTTTTCAACACTATCTTATTTTTAAAATTTTATTACTATCCGTTAACTGCTTCACCCTGCGCCTCGGCTTTCACTTTGCGCGGAGGAAAATTAAGTTCTATGATTGAATTAGTAGGACATTCGGTTACACATTTTCTGCAGAAAGTACATTTCTTAGCATCGATATAGGCCAGATTATTCTCAATTGTGATTGCACCGAATTCACATACCTTGAAGCATTTGGTACATGCCGTGCATGCGACTT
Proteins encoded in this region:
- the rsxC gene encoding electron transport complex subunit RsxC — its product is MLKTFPIGGIHPPENKITAEKAIGYLAIPESVTIPISQHIGAPSIPAVNKGDSVKTGQVIATCKGFVSTNIHSSVSGKINRIDQVTDSTGYKQTAIIIDVEGDEWVETIDRSRDIVTEIKLSSEEITMRCLECGIVGLGGATFPSHVKLTVPEGKKCNVLIINGVECEPYLTSDHRLMMEKGKEILTGISILMKALKVDKAMIGIENNKPDAVNHLTGLAKAFKGITVHALKVKYPQGAEKQLIKALINREVPSGRLPLDVGAVVHNVGTAYAVYEAVQKNKPLFERVVTITGKSLTNPGNYFVRIGTPVSKLIEAAGGMPEDTGKIVNGGPMMGKALNSTEVPVVKGTSGIILFPRNESERTEINPCIRCAKCISACALNLEPFLLMVLSEKGMFERAESERITDCMECGSCSYTCPAGRPLLDYIRLGKSTVIKMARERIVK